CCGCGCTCGCGACGGGCGACGTCCTCGCGAATGTCGTAGAGATACGCATTGAGCGTGGGGGCGTTGCGCCGCGCCGCCCAGTCGCGGGAGGGCGCCTCGAAGGCGACGTCCCCCGCGCCGTCCGGCAGCACCCCGCCGCGCAGCACGGACCGCATCGCCTCATCGACTTCGTGGATCACGCGCCTTCCCCCGCCCCGCGACCCGCCGACCGCACATCCTCCGCCAACTCCGTCACCGCTCCACCCTTTGCTTTCGCACCCGCACCTGTTGCTGCACCTGCACCCGCATCCGGGCCCGTATCCGTGCCTGCTGCCGGCCCCATCAGATGTATCCCTCTCGCAGCGCGTAAGCGACGGCGTGTGCGCGGTTGTGCAACTGCAGCCGTGTCATCAGGGCGTGCAGAACGTTCTTGACGGTGCGTTCGGAGTAGGCGAGCTTTTCGGAGATCTGCCGGGTGTCCAGGCCCTCGGCGACCAGCCGCAGCACATCGACCTCGCGCTGTGCCATCCCGAGCGTGGGTGCGATGCCCACGGAGGCGGAGGTCGTCACCGACCGCCGCAGCCGCCCCACCTGTGTGAGCAGCGTGCTGATCAGGTCCGGCGGCAGGTCGCCCTCACCGCGTGCCGCGTTCTGCACCGCTCGCAACAGCCGCTGCGGGGTGGCCTGATGACGCCAGAGTATGGCCCGCACGCCGTACTCCACGATCGTCATCAGCTCCGGCTCGCGCAGATCCCGGGCGATCAGCACCACGCGCTGTTCGCCGCCCCGTACGAGCCGTCTCAGCTCCGTCGCGGCGATCTCGTCGAACCGGTCGATGGGCATGATCGCCACGGCCCCGACGGCCTGCCCACCGCCTTCTTTCTCTCTCCCCCGCTCCGCCTGTTCCGCCCGTTCCCTGGCCGCCGCGCCGCCCTGGTTCTGGACGATCTCGACAGCGGGCTGGTGCTGTAGGTGACTGACGACCCCGGCCCGGCTGAGCGGGTCGGAAGCGTGCACCGTCACCGTGACACGTGTATCCAGCACTTGTGTTCCTCGTCTCGCCCCCGTTTACCGACAGCCGCAGAATGCGCGAAGGCAATCAACAAACGTTTACCGGGCAATCAACGCCGGAGCGGAACCCTCCGGCACGACAGGCGAAGAGGGGCA
This genomic stretch from Streptomyces nigrescens harbors:
- a CDS encoding helix-turn-helix transcriptional regulator, which translates into the protein MLDTRVTVTVHASDPLSRAGVVSHLQHQPAVEIVQNQGGAAARERAEQAERGREKEGGGQAVGAVAIMPIDRFDEIAATELRRLVRGGEQRVVLIARDLREPELMTIVEYGVRAILWRHQATPQRLLRAVQNAARGEGDLPPDLISTLLTQVGRLRRSVTTSASVGIAPTLGMAQREVDVLRLVAEGLDTRQISEKLAYSERTVKNVLHALMTRLQLHNRAHAVAYALREGYI